The DNA region AGCCTCGCCGAGCGCGACGCGCAGAGCCGCGCCACCCATGAGAAGAACACCGAGAGCAAGGTGCGGAACCACGCCTCGGTCCGCTCCGTGCTCCTGGTGCTGGGTGGAGAAATCGAGCACATCCAGATCTACGAGCCCGAGCGCCCCTCCGCCGCCTCGGCCGCCGACGCTCCTGTCGAAGCCCCCGACGACAGCGCCTGACAATGGACGCGCGCAACGCTAGGGTGCGCGCCACACTCCACGCCCGTACCGAGGAAGCACATGCCCGGCGTCGACCTGAACTACTTCATCCGGCAGGCGAACAAGCTGACGGAGAAGATCGAAGAGCGCAAGCAGCAGCTGGCCGAGGAGACCGTCGAGGCCAAGGCCGGCGAGGGCCGCGTCACCGTCGTGGCCAACGGCATCCAGGAGATCCGCAGCATCAAGATCGACAAGGAAGCCATCGACCCGAACGACACGTCGATGCTCGAGGACCTCATCACCGCCGCGGTGAACGCCGCCCTGGCGAGCAGCCGTCAGCACATGCAGCGCGAGCTCGCGAAAATCTCCGGCGGCATCAAGATCCCCGGCGTTACCTGATACCGGATGACTCCCGATCCGCTGAACCGCCTCGTCGCCCAGCTCGCGAAGCTGCCAGGCATCGGGGAGAAGACCGCCCAGCGCCTCGCGTTCCACATCCTGCGCTCTCCGGGCGAGTACGCCTCCGAGCTGTCGCAGGCCATCCGCGAGGTGAAGGAGAAGGTGCACCTGTGCGTGCGCTGTTTCTCCCTCACGGACACGGAGACGTGCGGCTTCTGTCGGGACCACCGCCGTGACGAGCGGGTGCTGTGCGTCGTGGAGACCTTCGCGGACCTGATGGCGCTCGAGCGCACCCGCGAGTTCAAGGGCCGCTACCACGTGCTGCACGGCGTGCTGTCCCCGCTCGAGGGCGTGGGCCCGGACCAGCTCCGCATCAAGGAGCTGTTGGAGCGCCTCAGCGACAGTCAGGTGGAGGAGCTCATCCTCGCCACCAACCCGGACGTCGAGGGCGAGGCCACCGCGCTCTACCTGACGCGCCTGCTCAAGCCCATGGGCCTGCGCCTCACCCGCATCGCCCAGGGCCTGCCCATGGGCGGTGACCTCGAGTACGCCGACCAGGCCACGCTGGCGAAGGCGCTGTCCGCCCGCCGCGACCTCTAGGCCTATGCTCCGGCGCCGGGAGCTCCCGGCGCCGTGCTGCTTCCTACGGTGTCAGCCGCCAGGCGAACGGCACCACCGCGTTCACCTCCCCGTCGACATGCGCCGGGAAGCGCAGCCGCTCCGCCTGCGCTTGGAGACAGCGGCCCACGCCCGTCCCCGCCAGCGCCCCGCTCACGCTCGCCCGCGCCTTGCCGGTCGACGCGATGGAGAACTCCACCTGGACCTGGCCCTCGCTCGACGGCAGGTCCTTGCGGTTCTTCTCGAAGCACGCGGTGATTCGCGAGCGCCCCTGCGCCACGACGCGAGAGATGTCGGCCACGCTGAGCGACACCTTCTTCTTCGCCGTGCTCTTCACCGACTTGCCCTCCGCCGCGTCCTCCACGGGAGGCGGTGGTGACAGCCGGCTCCCCACCGCGCCCGCCTCGCCTCCAGTCCCCTGCGCCATCCCCTCGGGAGGCTGTGTCCCGACAGGTGGCGGCGACACGGGCACCGCGGCCTGCTGCGCGGGCGCTGCGACAGCTTCCGTCGAAGGCGCAGGCTCCCGAGGCACTGGGGCCTCAGCCGGCGCGACAGCGGCGATGGGAGGAGCCGCGGGAGGCACGACACCCGCGGACACC from Myxococcus guangdongensis includes:
- the recR gene encoding recombination mediator RecR, which encodes MTPDPLNRLVAQLAKLPGIGEKTAQRLAFHILRSPGEYASELSQAIREVKEKVHLCVRCFSLTDTETCGFCRDHRRDERVLCVVETFADLMALERTREFKGRYHVLHGVLSPLEGVGPDQLRIKELLERLSDSQVEELILATNPDVEGEATALYLTRLLKPMGLRLTRIAQGLPMGGDLEYADQATLAKALSARRDL
- a CDS encoding YbaB/EbfC family nucleoid-associated protein encodes the protein MPGVDLNYFIRQANKLTEKIEERKQQLAEETVEAKAGEGRVTVVANGIQEIRSIKIDKEAIDPNDTSMLEDLITAAVNAALASSRQHMQRELAKISGGIKIPGVT